The DNA region CGGTGTGGGTGCCGTTAGATCAAGAATATTAACCATCATCCACTTCATCCTGGAGGGCGGAAATGTCGAAAGAAAAATTCGTTCGTAGCAAGCCGCACGTGAACATCGGGACGATCGGCCACGTGGACCATGGGAAGACGAGCTTGACGGCGGCCATCACGACGGTCCTGGCCAAGAAGGGCTGGGCGACGGCGAAGGGATAT from bacterium includes:
- a CDS encoding GTP-binding protein, translated to MSKEKFVRSKPHVNIGTIGHVDHGKTSLTAAITTVLAKKGWATAKGY